Genomic window (Chionomys nivalis chromosome 7, mChiNiv1.1, whole genome shotgun sequence):
TCATTTGACCTGTCTAGAAACTCCCACTGATAGCACCCATCGTCCTTTGGTTTGACTCCAGAGCTCACCGAGACCCCATCACAGTGAACTGCATGCTAGCCTCATCACAGGAGAAGGATGCAGGAAGAAGGCTTGCCTGATTTCCTGGTGTTCCTGCCTCCGGCTGTGTGGGCCTGACCAGCTCTAGCCGTGTAGGCCAAATTAGGAAAATGTCTTCCTTGTCTACAGGAGAGGTGAATTACTCCTCATGTCTCACGTGATGGGGATTCTCTTACCCAGCGGGGAGGATCTTAGAGTCCATGTCTTAATGTCTCAAACAACAGGGGCAAAGAGCCAGTGTCTCCCAAATTGGTGTGTGAAGCTGCTGTGAACAGGGGAACCTCGTACCTCAGCTGCCACCTGACTGGTGTGGGACCTGCATGCTAGTTCAATCGGCCATGCCTTCTACCACGGCTTTCGATTCTTCTCCTCTCTTAGCAAAAGCTAATTCCAGGGCTGAGAAGTAATTACCTGATTCTGCAAAGAGTCCCCAAGAGAGTTTTAAAGAACACAAGACGAGGGCCTGTCACAGGGCGCATCAGCACAGCAGGCTCAAGTACAGACACTGAATGACAGGTGTCCCCCTGCGGATCCTCTCCAGGAAAGTCCACCCAGATCAGCCTCTCTTCAGCTCATCTTCCTGAGATGAGCGGGGACCAGCTCTTCACCCTGGTTCCTCTTAGAAACCCAGAAGCCCATGAACCTTTGCACAGCAAAGTTTAAGAAACTCAACTGCATACATTTGGAGACAGGGATTATGCCCTTTCTCCCTTTGGACTCATGGTAATATTAGCCAAAATGCTTCCTACAGGGCTAATGTTAATGGCTCCCCAGGGCTGGACACTAACACAAAATTTTATTGGCTCTGCTGTATCTAAATAAATAGGTTTATAAAAACTTATCGAATTTATTTAATAAGCTATGTCTGATTTCACATTTAAATAGCAATTTACCCTTATGAATAATAAATTGAAAAGGCCGACAATTCTTTGTTTTATGGCTGGTTTGATTGGATCCCATGGCTGCCCACCTTACTCACTGATCCCAGGGGTTCTTGTCTCCTTCTCTTCCGAGGTCTAATGATCGGGCCCTGATTAATTAACTGATCGTTACCCAGGACCTGACCcttcataaaaattaaagatttaagAGTAACcaaaagaaatggggaaatgaCTAAGATGCACCACCTTGTGCCAActctgttttgtgtttgcttaGATCGTCCTCTGCTCTCCACTGCTCCCATCTGCCTTGGCAACACATTGGACATTCCCACGGCCTTGACCATGGTCTACACGTATTAACCAAAACAATTCGTGGGACCTCAAATAACTGAAAACGGTATTAGTCGACAATAGCTGTCATGTTGTGTCTGAAATAACTACTATGCTTTTCCAGGCAGGAGGAACACTTCGAGGTTGCTATGACTCTCATATGCTTTTGCTCTGAGATTTTTGtgatttttgccttttaaaatgctGTACCCCTGAACTTGGATACCAAGAGACTCTGAGGCATGAACCTGGTTTTCATCGCCGGCTAATAAAAGactcatatatttttaattgactcAATTGGCGTGGTTGTCTGTATCTTTCTCGTGTAGATTATTACAGTTTTCATGGGGGGGTTATAGAAGTCGCAGTGCATTCTGGGGGATCTAGAAGaccaaggacatgtgctcagtcGTCTACACGCCTAGAGCCTGACAGTTTCTCACAGCTGCCTCAGCCTGAGGCGctgcacaggcaggaagcagaggctacaGCAGGGCTTCCCACGCTAGTGTTCCGACAGCGTGTCCCACACATAGAGTTCCTGGGCAAAGACTGGGAGATTTCTCTTTGTTCCATCCTTAGCTGTCACTGAGCTAAGGAACCAGAGACATCAGGCCCATACTGGAGAATAAACACAAATTGTGTTAAGTCAGGAAAACCGCTGAGCCAAAGAGCAGCAGGAGGAGCAAAGGGCAGTGACAAACAACCCTGGGGAAGAGGCCATCTATATAGGAACCCCTCCCTGTCAGCCCAGTGCTGAACAATGTGTGGAAACATCACATGAACCCCTTGAGCTCTCCGGATGGATAGCTGAGATGGCGCCAGGGCTCCCCGCAtttgctccttcctctccccgCTTCGGGCATGCATGCTCGGTTATACATAGCTCCGAAGCTAGATGCAGTTTCAGTGTTAGCTTCTAAAAGCCAGGCTACACTGGCCAGCTTTATCACACTAAAGCAAATGCCTGGGCAAAGAGCTCACAAGGAAAAAGGGATTAATTCAGCCCGTGTCTTACTGTGTTTTAACCCACACTTCTAGAGGATTCAGTCCATGATTGACAGGCCTCATTGCCTTGGGTCATCACGGCGGGATGGTATGGCAGACAAAACTTCTCACTTAATGACCAGGAAGTGAAAGGGAAAGAGATTGGGTTCCTGTAATTCCTCTTAGAGGGCATGACCCTGTTCCCTGCTCCCCTCATCCTCAAGTCCTCCCAGCCCAGAAGACATCTTGGTTGGCCTTCCTTCTTAGGCATCCCACTGTCTTCCTACAGTATCAAGCCAGGGACCCAGCCTCTAATACGGGGCACTTGGAGGACATTGCAGATCCAAAGTATAGCGTTTATCTTTGACTAACAACGCGCTAATCAGAACACTAGCAAGAGCCTAAacaaattggaaacaacctacatgtttTACGATAAGAAAAGGGAATCaggcttgcctttaatcccagaactcagagcagggcggtggtggtggcgcacgcctttaatcccagcgctaaggaggcagaggcaggcagagctctgtgagtttgagttcagcctggtatacaagtgagttccaggacagccagagctacacagagaagccctgtctcagaaaacaaaactaaacatcaacaatgacaaagaaaatgtttaaatgattgtACACATGATGAAATAAGACACACTTGATGAGCTGATAGAGAGGGAAATCTTTGATCTATCTCTTAAATTAACGAACAATATCCAACATGGTCCCACTTACCCTCCATTTGAAAAGGAAGTGTGCACAGCTTCAACACAGCCTCTTCAGGGCACACAGAATGGATGAACTGGAAGCATGTTCAGAGAACCAGGTCAGGGCGGCAGCAACATTGGGGTTGACTTCTGTCTGTCTCCCGGATGAGCCTTTTGACTTAGGATATGTCACAAAATGTTCTACACCCCAAAACATCCATCACCCAAATGCCACTCACATTTCTTGTAAGAATTGACTTGTTAATAAGAGAAGTGTTATATTAGAGGGACATAATTGTTCTTCCTCTTCCAGTAAGCTATGGTGACAGTTATGGCATTTTAGCTTCTTAAGTGACAGTGACAGGTGTCAGATCTCTCTCCGATACCCAGGCTACCTTTGATAGAGGACTATCAGCCATGCACGCTGATCTGGTTGCTTTGAACACTGTACAGATTTCTTGAGAGAGCTGTTAAGTCTGAAGcatagccccagcccctggcatccatcccagcctcctggcctgggagttgcattggtttggactccaaatcccagcatgccaggaggggtcaggaccactcccatggggtatttaagtgggctcccagaggaggaACACGTGGTTCCTGGTTTGCATGTGCTCCCCACTTTTCTGTCTCCCCACCATACGCTCAGCCACCTGAGAGCGCCATATTTAATGAAACGATGGGCATATTAATTCAGTTTGATCTGACCTATTGGATTTCTTTGCACTGGCAGAGCCGCTCatcttgggatttttttcctaACAAAAGCTACATCACAACCACAGCTGCTTGTCAAGGTCAGCTCTCAGAGGCAGGTATAACTCAAACAGCTTGCGCCACACTTTCTATCATCTTAAGCCTCACTGAGCCCTAGCAGCCACGTTCACCCTGGTCAGAGGGAGACCGCTCCTGATAGCTTAAAAAACAGTGTGTGGTTGGTGCAACCACAGCCCACAGTTGGCATGAAGGACTATGTTCTGATTGGCTAAATGACTCTGCCATGACCCCTTCCTGGCTAAAGAAGCAGGCTATTTGGCTCTCTCTTCTAGTTAGCGGGGAGAAACCCCTAAAGGGCTGCTGCTGATGTTACAAACTTAGGCCCGACTACAGATTTCACCCAATGTCCTTTTCTTTGATTCCTTTGGATTTTCACTGAGAGTAAGGCAGGGTCTGAACTGGCAACATGAGGGGAGACAGCGGAACAGCAGTAGCAAGAAGGCAGTTGAAAGATTCCAAAGAATGGCCAGGGGCAAGGGTTGCAGGGGCAGAGGTGGCACAGATAACAAAGCACAAGGTGTTATAGGAAAGACTGTGACATGACAAAGGCCAGGGCCGCAAGCCATAGTCACTGGGAGAATTACATGGAGCTACTAAACCCGAAGGGCCAAGACTCCTGACACCTGCGCTTGAGGTGTGACACCAGCCACGCGCACCTCCGGGGAGTGGTTGCTTCTAAGAGGTCAGGGTCATACGAGCTGCCAGGTGCCAGGCCGTTAGCAGTCGAACCCCAGAGCAACAGCCCCTCCAGTCTGAGCAGCCCAGTCCATAAGTCCGGCCTCTAGGGTCTGGAAACATAAGCCTCTGGTTCAGGACTTGAGCCTTGAAGCTGTTGGCTCAGACAAAGAATATTCAGAATCCAAGGACCCAGGTCTGCCTCTTGCCAAGTCATGATGATTTCTACCTGAATGGAGCAAAGGAACTCTAGCTAGCCGATGGGTGATAGTCAGATGCTGTGGACTCGTGACAGGAAGGAGCAAGGTGAGAGGCTGGGCTGCTCTGGGCTTGAGGGCAAATGACGGAGACACCAATAGTTCTTGGAAATACATAGGCAGGAAACGGATGAAGACATAAGGCATAAGAGAAAACAACAGACTGTTCTTTCTGGtcaaccccccaccccaacactCCAAAAATGAGGAAGTCGTGAGAGCTCCCAGAAAGAGGAATGGGAGAAGGCACACCCTTGAGATTAAGTGCAAAGCTAGCCCCAAACCCGAGCCCAACCCCACCCACCTCTAACCTCTGCACGTGTACCATTTACAATCCACTCTGTGTTGTTTGCTGTTAAAAGCTGAAATTGGATGTCCCAAAATACAAACCACTGGACACAAAACCCAGCAAGACTGTCATGTGTACTAGCAGCTTCTGACTtggtccctcccacatcaaccctCCGGGATTTAGTTCTCCACTCTGACTGACTTCCTACCCCTGGTCATTGCTGCACAGGGAAGCCAAGAGTCACTGTCTCCAGACACAGGTAACTGGGCTGGGGTCACCAGGGAGACCAGTGGGACAGGGAATGTGttagaagaggcagggagagggggaACTTTGGGCATTGGTGGCCCTAAGGAGGAAGAGATACAAGAGGATAGTGTGGGACTCGATCCCTTTATTGGATTCCAGGTGAGACAAAGACCTAGATGCAGCCCCCGTTGTGGCTCAATGGCAGCCCGATCATCTTCTCTAGCCCGGGTCCTACCCTAATCTCAGTTTTGGTCCTAGATCCAGTTTGAATATTCAAATCAGCCCTGATCAAAGTTTGAATTCAACCCTATTCTGCTACCAGTTTTACTGCAAGCTTGGGCCCAGTTTCTCTCATGGCTTCAGGCTGAGTGCAGGTGCCAATCCAAGGGAAGGGCACACTCTCAAGACGGGCCCATCTTAGacctagcaatagcaataagctTAGCTTTGGGCATTACCTCCAAATTCCAAACTCAGCTGAACCCTGGTACTTAGTCCAATCCTGACCCCATTTCTAATTCAGTTGCATGTTGCCCACCTTTGTAATTTTTTCtgtttatctatttacttatttgtgtgagTTTTACCTATGTGGATATCTATGTACCACgtatgtgcctgatgcccacagagatcagaagatcATATtcaatctcctggaactagagttatggatggttgtgagccaccatgtggatgctgggaactgaacctgggtcctctgagaaAGAAGCATGCgctcttaactcctgaaccatctctccagccctcaccagCCCCTTTTCACTCTAGTTAGAGCACATGCCATATTTGATCTCAGTTCCGGTCTGAATCTCAGCTCTACATACTGCTTCTAGCTTTCTCCTTGGTCCCAGCTCTGTATCAGCCTGGATCCTGTCTCTCACTTTCAGTTCCGACAGCCCCAACGGCCTAGTGTTTGTCCGAGCATGACAGTTACATATGAGAACTTCCAGAACTCACGGAGCGAggagaaaaacccagagactgGAAAGGGTGAGAGAAAAGCAGACATACACTCCTAGCAGGTCCTCCTCTCCAGGAGTCCACAAGGATTTCTGCTGTCATAGTCTGTCTATGTATCCACCCTAGGCACTGTTGTGTGCCTCACTCTGGTGGGGACAGGACTAAGCACTGGCGGCTCGTTGTGAAGAGGATACAAAGTCCTCAAGAAAACAGGACCAAGGAAGACCTTGGTGATTTggcttcctctgctctgtggggAGATGAGGAGTGTGCAATGCACTTAGTTGGGTTTGGAATGGAACTCTTTTATTTGACCATGCAGACATGTGTTAGGGACCTGGCTGCTCCTATTTGTGCCCTATTGGTATCCTCCCCGCTCTGATGTCAAGACCTCATTAGCACTGTGCTAGATTCTGTGTGCTTATATGCATGTGAATTCCTAGTGGGTGTTAAACACGACCTCAGGGCCGTAAGAGCTTCAAGGAACTGCAAATGTTCAATGCTTTGGAGGCATCAAATGCCCGGGCACCCAGAGTCCCCCAATTCTCTAGCTATGTCCCCTCCACTTCCAGTGACAAGCCTTTGGTGGTCTCCTCACCCCAGaaaccccttcccttctttctctctccctcttacaGTCTGAATCCCCTTACCCTGACACCCTCTTACCTTTCAGCGGCTCCCCCCCAGTCCTTCCTGTGGAATGTCTTCTCATGgacccacctcctcctcttctccctgggcCTCGGCTTCCTGCTGCTGGTGGTTGTCTCCGTGATTGGATCCCAAAGTGGGTGCCCTTGGCATCACAGGGAAGAGAGGAATCGCAGGGGTGTTGGTGGGCAGGGTGGACGGAGGCAGCGATGGGAGCAAAGACTTAAGGACAGCAGTGAGGGCCATGGCAATGACAAGGTTAACAGCAGAGACGCATAATGGACAGGGACCTGTGTGGGGAAGTAGATGAGAGCAGTGGTGGGAACACTGGTGGGGACACGAGGACCCACGAAGGGGACGGCTGCTGGCCGTGTGACTTCTTCTTGTGCATCACCTCACTCCTAAGCCTCAGTTTGCTCCAGTGCAATCCTGGGTAACAACGGTGTCTGCCCCAGTGTGACCCAGAATGCTACCTTGCGTGCAGTGTCCATCTTACTGCTGCCACAGAGGGGACTGAGCAATCTTGGTTCTGATCATTCTATCGTCCCCATCAGATTCCCAGTTAAGGAGGGACCTAGGCACCCTGAGAGCCAGTTCAGAAAACCTCACCTCCTACATGAAGGCTGAACTGCAGGCCCTGAACTCCAAGGGTGAGTTGGGCTCTGACCGggttctgggcaggagtgggctGGGCAGGGAGGACAGAGTCCTGATCCAGTCCCTTGTTCCGCAGGTAACAGCTTGCAAGAAAGGATCAATTCTCTGAAAGTGGACGTGGACGATCACAGGCAGGAACTGCTGGCAGGTGAGAGGCCCTGGTCTCTAAGAGTTGGCAGAGGGTGTGGGCAAATGGGTCCCTGGGACTGAACTGTCGTCTTCCAGGCCGAGACTTGAGCCAGAAGGTGACTTCTCTGGAGAGCACAGTGGAGAAAAAGGAACAGGCCCTGAAAACAGGTTAGACCTTGGTTTCCTGTACCCtgggaggaggtgtgtgtgtgtgcagtgtgtgatGTTCCTAGCTGAGCCCTGTGCAGGTCACCTGAGCACCAGGGACTCGCCAAGCAGCTGTGGCAGTAGAGCGCTGTTCTCATGTCCATCTGTGTGTCCCAGATCTTTCTGAAATGACGGAGCGTGTCCAACAGCTGGGGAAGGACTTGAAGGCCCTGTCGTGCCAGCTGGCCAGCCTCAGGAACAATGGTGAGGAGGTGGACGGGCATAGTTTGTTCCAGTTATTGGGATATGGCATAGTAGACAGCGCCTCTGTTCtccatcccccttccttttccttttgtaggCTCTGAAAGGACCTGCTGCCCCCTTCACTGGGTAGAACACGAAGGCAGCTGCTACTGGTTCTCTCAAACTAGGAAGTCATGGCCCGAAGCTGACAAGTACTGCCAGCTAGAGAACGCTCACCTGGTGGTGGTCAACTCCATGGAGGAGCAGGTGATGTCTGGGTGGGGAGGCTCCTGGCGGGCGGGGGGGCTCTCTGGTCTAAGGGAGAGGTTACCacactctcttctttcttcagaATTTTCTACAGGATAAGTTAGCCCATGTGGTCACTTGGATGGGCCTCACAGACCAAAACGGGCCCTGGCGATGGGTGGATGGAACGGAACTGGAGAACAGCTTTAAGTGAGCGTGTGTTGCATTGTGCCCTCATCTAGTGGCCTTTGGCCAGGGACCACCTCTTCTCCCAAGGGGCAGGGGTAGAGTCTGGTTTCTGGAGAATCACCCCTGTGTCTGCTCATAGGAACTGGGCCCCACAGCAGCCAGATAACTGGTACGGACATGGACTTGGAGGAGGTGAGGACTGTGCTCAGTTCACCTCCGCTGGTAACTGGAATGATGACGCCTGCCAGAGGTCCTTCCGCTGGGTCTGCGAGGCAGAGCTGGCCAAGGCCGGCTAGGAGCTCCCTCCACCTAATTTACGTCTTCAATGCCTTCAGCTGCTAAAGCCTGGAGTTTGGAATCCTCCTACCCAGTCTCGACATTCTtggggtttttctttttactgagaATTTTGAGGCAAGGAGAAAGGGTTGTGTTTGAGATGGGTAGTGTGGTGACCAGAAGGGTGAGGCTACTGGAATCTGTGATAGCTTATACAATGTGCAGTTTATTTTAGCCAACTTTTaatgtaacaaaattaaatactttttgttgatctttgtgttgttttattcATATCAAATTGGATAACAATATGAAAAACTATATAGATCACAATCTAGCATTTACCCTCTTTGACTGAATAAAAGCAAATTCAAAATGTGGGTGGGTAACCTAATATTCCCCAAGAGACTCACAGAAAGCATTCAACGTTCTGGTTCCCAAGAGCTCCACTTTTAGTAGCTGTGCCTGGTCTAAAACCACACTGTTAAGAAAACTGTGGAACTGGATACAGTGTCTCACCTCCATAGTTTCAgcccctggaaggcagaggcaggagaaccactgCTAGTCTGGATTCCACcataagttccaggtcagctagggctgcatggtgagacactgcctcaaaactGAAACAGGAGGAACCTTTGTAAACCAtcccaggaaaaggaaaagcagagttgCATGCTTGTGGTTATACTCCTGGGACTCCACCAATCAATGCCTGTGCTTCAGAAATCCTGGAAGCAAACTTACTGCTGTGTGGCATTGCTCAGAACAAGCAGAAGCCATATTCACAGACAACGGCCAATCCCACGAGCAAACCACCCAGGATCTGGAGACTGCAGGAGCGAAGTCCTGACTTAACTACATGGAACTGAAGCTCTTTTCGATTAGTATGTGCAACactctaaaattataaaatcattatGGGATTTTCAAACAAGATTAGCTTTTGTTTGATCTTCTCCCCCACACTTCTCTTCTAGCCCCCTTTTGTTCTTCTAATGCCCCCACCCAATAGCTTTCTCTCGAGTCTCACGTCACATAGTCCTATTGCCCACCCCGCTCCCAaactccctcccccttctcctggcCACCTTTCTGGTTTCAGATTCTCTATTCATGCTTATCCCTACTTGTATACTTATTTATAGACTTGATAAACTACAACCCTCATGGAAAGAgaacacatgatttt
Coding sequences:
- the LOC130877821 gene encoding C-type lectin domain family 10 member A-like isoform X1, translated to MTVTYENFQNSRSEEKNPETGKAAPPQSFLWNVFSWTHLLLFSLGLGFLLLVVVSVIGSQNSQLRRDLGTLRASSENLTSYMKAELQALNSKGNSLQERINSLKVDVDDHRQELLAGRDLSQKVTSLESTVEKKEQALKTDLSEMTERVQQLGKDLKALSCQLASLRNNGSERTCCPLHWVEHEGSCYWFSQTRKSWPEADKYCQLENAHLVVVNSMEEQNFLQDKLAHVVTWMGLTDQNGPWRWVDGTELENSFKNWAPQQPDNWYGHGLGGGEDCAQFTSAGNWNDDACQRSFRWVCEAELAKAG
- the LOC130877821 gene encoding C-type lectin domain family 10 member A-like isoform X2, with protein sequence MTVTYENFQNSRSEEKNPETGKDSQLRRDLGTLRASSENLTSYMKAELQALNSKGNSLQERINSLKVDVDDHRQELLAGRDLSQKVTSLESTVEKKEQALKTDLSEMTERVQQLGKDLKALSCQLASLRNNGSERTCCPLHWVEHEGSCYWFSQTRKSWPEADKYCQLENAHLVVVNSMEEQNFLQDKLAHVVTWMGLTDQNGPWRWVDGTELENSFKNWAPQQPDNWYGHGLGGGEDCAQFTSAGNWNDDACQRSFRWVCEAELAKAG